One Nicotiana tomentosiformis chromosome 4, ASM39032v3, whole genome shotgun sequence genomic window carries:
- the LOC138909239 gene encoding uncharacterized protein codes for MQEEEIPNNVVQPNDEVQIDIDDSMEETQEEVNLSREYIMDISEPVVQKAKALLPKPPPPYHQRLSKKNGENQFNKFIQMMKSLSINEPLVDALEQMPDYANFMKDLITKKRSMNFETIKVTHQYQLDALLVFQDFGNWETKTHLYEIANGRSYYEEAFESDRRCFGSCLPANFVILDYEVDYEVLIILGRYFLATSKALCDVEAGELTF; via the exons atgcaagaagaagagatcccaaacaatgtggtgcaacctaatgatgaagttcagattgatattgatgatagtatggaagagactcaagaggaggtgaacctgtCTAGGGAATACATTATGGACATAtcggagccggtagtgcaaaaggctaaggcactattgcctaagcctccacctccataccatCAAAGACTCtccaagaaaaatggtgagaatcaattcaataaattcattcaaatgatgaagagtctctcaatcaatgagCCATTAGTTGatgctttggaacaaatgcccgattATGCAAACTTTATGAAAGATCTTAtaacaaagaagcggtcaatgaattttgagacaatcaaagtcactcatcaa tatcaacttgatgccctattggtttttcaagactttgggaattgggaaaccaagacccacctctatgagattgcaaatggtcgATCATACTATGAAGAGGCCTTTGAGAGTGATCGAAGATGTTTTGGTTCGTGTCTTCCGGcgaattttgtcattctagattatgaggttgattatgaagtgttGATTATTCTTGGGAGATATTTTCTTGCTACGAgcaaggctctttgtgatgttgaagccggagaactcactttttgA